From the Salinigranum rubrum genome, the window GACCTTGATGCCACGCCACTCGCCGTCGACGCCGACGAGCGCCTCGGAGAAGCCTGCGTCCTCGTTCCCCGGGACCGCGTCCTGCACGTAGCGCATCTGGGCGTAATTCAGCCCGAACTCGTCGGCCCACTGATCGTCCATCCCGTCCAGGCGATGGAACTGCTTGACGGCACACTGATCAAGGATGGCCTCGGATTCAGCGTGTTCGAAGAACTCGTCGACAGTCTGGGTGACGAGACGAATCGAGAGGTCGTGGTGGCGGTGATGGCGGAACACCGTCTCGAGGAACGCCAGACTCGCGGCGTCCTGCATGATGTACCGCGCCTCGTCGATGACGAACACGACCTCCTTGTCAGTCTCCTTCGCCCGCTCGTACACGAGCGAGATGAGCAACTGCATCGTCAGGGCTGTGCTGCTGTCGACGCTGCCCTCCTGTTGTGCAAGGTCGAGGTAGATGACCTTCTCGTCACGGATGTCGAACTCTGAGGACTTCCCGAGATTGGCGTGGCGACCCTCCTCCTCGAACGGGCGAAGCTGGTCGAGAAGCCATGTCGCGTCTTCGCGGATCTTCCCGGCCTCCTCGTCGGACCTAACCACGAACGACTCGGGGTCGTCGACCATGTCCTCGAAGACGTCCATCATGTCTCGGATGGTCGGACTGGGATTGCTGTGCGTTGAGATATCGTCGGTGATGTCGTTGCACTTGTAGGCGCGTTTGAGGCCGAGTTCGAGCGTCGTCCGGCGGTCACCGAGTGAGATACCGCGCAGTGCGAAGAAGTTCGTCAGGAAGCTCATGGCGTCGTCGAGCTTCTCGTTGAACGGGCTCGCGTCCTCGCCCATCGCTCGCTGGACGTGGTCGGGCGTCTGGCGGATCTCCAGGGGATTCAGCCCGAGCGTCCCACCGACGGTGATGCGCTTCGCTCCGAGTGCTTCGGAGACGCCTGCCCAGTTATTGAGCGGTTCGAGGATGATACCGATGCGGTCCTTACTCTGCTCGATAGAGCGGATGAAGTTCTGCTTCGACCCGAACGACTTCCCAGACCCGGTATCGCCGACGGTGAACATCGCATACCCGTTGTCACGGGCGAACGGGTCGATGACGACCGGGCTCTGGTTGTCCTTGTGGATCCCGAACTCGACCCCGCCCTCTTCGAGGATGGTCGCGTTATGCGGCGACGAAAGGAGTGCGCCGACGGCCCCACCGAGGGCGATTGACTCGCGCCCGAATACGTTGTCTCCGATGGGTGCAGCTGACTGTAGCGCGAGGTCCTGCCGACAGATCGCAGTCTTCGGCGTGAGGTTTGCCGGGTCGTCGCGGAGCGCACTCTTGACCTTCTGGACCGAGTCCCTGAGGTCGTCCTTGTCGTCGGCGCGGACCGTGACGAACATCCCCTGGTCGAAGACGTTCGCACCACTCTCGACGGCCTTGTACGTC encodes:
- a CDS encoding VirB4 family type IV secretion system protein, producing MRPMHNVVLQAGGGPLAQLTEWLLNPTSSEGAAIYLLLVVVLGVVGKLLWDRHTADEEPEVDFSDVLDEETLEEGQAEGQLLDDISESHKTVTAPAAIEWETRAARVGEQWTTTLYIADYADYPNDGYLSDLFELTDVEFDLTAHITPKNQQRARNELQDIADDLQVDADLEQSVRSAYLQERANEAAATYKAVESGANVFDQGMFVTVRADDKDDLRDSVQKVKSALRDDPANLTPKTAICRQDLALQSAAPIGDNVFGRESIALGGAVGALLSSPHNATILEEGGVEFGIHKDNQSPVVIDPFARDNGYAMFTVGDTGSGKSFGSKQNFIRSIEQSKDRIGIILEPLNNWAGVSEALGAKRITVGGTLGLNPLEIRQTPDHVQRAMGEDASPFNEKLDDAMSFLTNFFALRGISLGDRRTTLELGLKRAYKCNDITDDISTHSNPSPTIRDMMDVFEDMVDDPESFVVRSDEEAGKIREDATWLLDQLRPFEEEGRHANLGKSSEFDIRDEKVIYLDLAQQEGSVDSSTALTMQLLISLVYERAKETDKEVVFVIDEARYIMQDAASLAFLETVFRHHRHHDLSIRLVTQTVDEFFEHAESEAILDQCAVKQFHRLDGMDDQWADEFGLNYAQMRYVQDAVPGNEDAGFSEALVGVDGEWRGIKVEAMPKEKQVIDFDPTEQVRSSLPGTGDDAVDSEMQEFQAELEDRAANGTNGTSETNSGSDVVAAEPDGGSTEGNDDG